A stretch of the Glycine soja cultivar W05 chromosome 13, ASM419377v2, whole genome shotgun sequence genome encodes the following:
- the LOC114381559 gene encoding protein MAIN-LIKE 1-like — protein MTTDHVDEPVIPAPDVQDDPMEVLAVVKDIPADIPADVGAEAAEDQHQGFPGGPSDPSVLTAYADHVACSVWTGEERLELKLSSHGRKVHSLGRSVPAIEGLIAGTRLSPLIACSVDTNDRGLLSTFVERWHRETSSFHLPVGELTVTLDDVSSLLHLPVIGDLHAFEPLHVDDAVQMLVDLLMVSPESAKAKTVQCHGPYVRLQWVRDIYQRRCQAGHWTVAARAYLFHLLGCTLFANKSATNVHVVYLKALRDLIMTERYTWGVAALVHMYDQLNDASMSHSRQLGGYITLLQVTNIAGFTSTFPWSWSPPLIRTKTVKSIRTPLYRERLDRLRILDVCWIPYGEHQEVRDFHVKSCYSGLLRWGSVAVYYRPERVMRQFGYM, from the exons ATGACTACGGATCACGTCGATGAGCCAGTCATCCCTGCGCCAGATGTTCAAGATGACCCGATGGAGGTACTAGCTGTTGTGAAGGACATTCCTGCGGACATTCCAGCGGATGTAGGCGCAGAGGCGGCTGAGGATCAGCATCAGGGATTTCCGGGTGGTCCGAGCGACCCATCCGTGTTAACAGCGTATGCGGATCACGTTGCTTGCAGCGTATGGACGGGAGAG GAGCGTCTTGAATTGAAGCTATCCTCTCATGGGAGGAAGGTCCACAGTTTAGGCAGGTCTGTCCCTGCCATTGAGGGACTTATTGCTGGTACAAGACTAAGTCCTCTGATCGCGTGTTCGGTAGACACCAACGATCGGGGACTTTTGTCCACGTTTGTGGAGCGGTGGCACCGGGAGACGTCTAGTTTCCATCTCCCGGTGGGAGAGCTCACCGTCACATTGGACGACGTCTCCTCTCTTCTCCATCTTCCCGTTATTGGTGACTTACACGCATTTGAGCCATTGCACGTGGACGATGCGGTTCAAATGCTGGTGGACTTGTTAATGGTCTCTCCAGAGTCTGCTAAGGCTAAGACAGTCCAGTGTCACGGACCGTATGTACGCCTGCAATGGGTACGTGATATATATCAGCGCCGATGCCAGGCAGGTCATTGGACAGTTGCGGCTCGCGCATATCTTTTTCACCTACTGGGTTGCACtctgtttgctaacaagagtgcaaccaatGTCCATGTTGTCTACTTGAAGGCCCTTCGTGACCTCATTATGACAGAGAGGTACACCTGGGGAGTGGCTGCTTTGGTTCATATGTACGACCAGCTGAACGATGCATCTATGAGCCACAGTCGACAGCTTGGTGGTTACATCACACTACTGCAggtaacaaatat TGCTGGATTTACGAGCACTTTCCCTTGGTCGTGGAGTCCACCGCTGATTAGGACTAAGACCGTGAAGAGCATTCGCACGCCGTTGTACAGGGAGCGCCTGGACCGACTCCGAATTCTGGATGTCTGTTGGATCCCTTATGGGGAGCATCAGGAGGTCCGGGACTTCCACGTCAAATCATGTTATTCCGGTCTCTTGCGCTGGGGGTCTGTTGCTGTTTATTACCGACCAGAGAGGGTCATGCGGCAGTTTGGCTACATGTAG
- the LOC114381560 gene encoding uncharacterized protein LOC114381560 produces the protein MLNETNFKAWKEAVEIVLGCIDLDLALRTERPIATPETSNEVKIEKWDRSNRMCLMIMKRSIPEAFWGSISEGQSAKKFLEKIKQYFAKNEKAETSNLLDKIISMKYKGKGNIREYIMEISNLASKLKSLKLELGEDLFVHLVLISLPAHFGQFKVSYNTQKDKWSLNELISHCVQEEERLQRDRTESAHNKKRKKTKDVAEETS, from the coding sequence ATGCTGAATGAGACAAATTTTAAGGCCTGGAAGGAAGCCGTAGAAATTGTTCTTGGCTGTATAGATTTGGACTTGGCACTAAGGACGGAACGACCCATTGCCACTCCGGAAACCTCTAATGAGGTAAAAATTGAGAAGTGGGATCGGTCCAACCGAATGTGCCTTATGATCATGAAACGCTCTATTCCAGAGGCGTTTTGGGGCTCTATTTCTGAGGGTCAAAGTGCAAAGAAATTTCTTGAGAAAATTAAGCAATACtttgccaaaaatgaaaaagcgGAGACGAGTAACCTTTTGGATAAAATCATCTCCATGAAGTATAAAGGCAAAGGGAACATAAGGGAGTACATTATGGAGATATCCAATCTCGCATCGAAACTCAAGTCACTTAAGTTAGAGCTTGGTGAAGACCTGTTCGTGCACTTGGTTTTGATCTCGCTTCCTGCACACTTTGGACAATTCAAAGTGAGCTATAACACTCAGAAGGACAAATGGTCCCTCAATGAGCTTATATCTCACTGTGTGCAAGAGGAGGAGAGGCTGCAGAGAGATAGGACTGAAAGTGCTCacaataagaaaaggaagaagactaAGGATGTTGCGGAAGAGACTTCttag
- the LOC114382543 gene encoding NAC domain-containing protein 2-like, translating into MAAATQLHLPPGFRFHPTDEELVVHYLCRKCASQEIAVPIIAEIDLYKYDPWDLPGMALYGEKEWYFFTPRDRKYPNGSRPNRSAGTGYWKATGADKPVGKPKPVGIKKALVFYAGKAPKGVKTNWIMHEYRLADVDRSVRKKNSLRLDDWVLCRIYNKKGAIEKQQPAPPPPSGVHKIECYEMEDVKPEYTAADCLYFEASDSVPRLHTTESSCSEQVVSAEFASEVQSERKRQGNSEFSYNYMDATLGNNQMSPLQDIFMYLSRPF; encoded by the exons ATGGCCGCAGCAACACAACTCCACTTACCCCCTGGATTCCGATTCCACCCCACCGATGAAGAACTCGTCGTTCACTATCTCTGCCGCAAATGCGCTTCGCAAGAAATCGCAGTTCCAATAATCGCCGAAATCGATCTCTACAAGTACGACCCATGGGACCTTCCAG GAATGGCTTTGTACGGAGAGAAAGAGTGGTATTTTTTCACGCCGAGGGACCGCAAGTACCCGAACGGTTCGCGGCCGAACCGGTCCGCGGGGACCGGATACTGGAAGGCAACCGGAGCGGATAAACCGGTTGGCAAACCGAAACCTGTTGGGATCAAGAAAGCATTGGTTTTTTACGCCGGAAAAGCGCCCAAGGGAGTGAAAACTAACTGGATCATGCACGAGTATCGTCTCGCCGACGTGGATCGTTCGGTTCGCAAAAAGAACAGCTTAAGG CTGGATGACTGGGTGCTGTGTCGAATTTACAACAAGAAAGGTGCAATTGAGAAGCAGCAACCAGCACCGCCACCACCGAGTGGTGTCCACAAAATTGAATGTTACGAAATGGAAGACGTGAAGCCGGAGTATACGGCGGCGGATTGCCTGTACTTCGAGGCTTCCGACTCGGTGCCGCGGCTGCACACGACGGAGTCGAGCTGTTCGGAGCAGGTGGTGTCGGCGGAGTTTGCGAGCGAGGTGCAGAGCGAGCGGAAGAGGCAGGGCAACAGCGAGTTTTCGTATAATTACATGGATGCCACTCTCGGGAATAATCAGATGTCGCCGCTCCAGGATATCTTCATGTACCTCTCCAGGCCCTTCTGA